The DNA sequence TTCGCTGCAGCATGCTGATTCCGGACGGGTGTTTGGTGATCCTACGAGCGATGGGCACGAAGACCCCATCGTACAGCGGGACGGAGACGAGGATGGTAAGGCCGACGAGGCCCTGGAGCGAGGCCGGGGAGAGGCGGAAGTGGGACCAGGACATGGAGGCGGCTTGCTTGGTGAAGAAGGTGTGCATCTGGGCCTGGACCACAGCGAACATCAGGCAAAAGAACCAGATGGGGGTGAGGCGTAGAATGAGCTTGGCTTCTTCCACTTGGGTCACGGTGCACAGCCGCCAGGGGTTCCTAGTCTTGCTCGTCGCGTCGACGGTGTCGATCACCGTGGCCTTGTCCAATGCCCTGCATGTTCAAGTTTCCAGATACACGGATGCAAGACTCGTTCATCATCCCCATTCATCTCACTAAAACAAAGTTTTCCCTCAAAGCGAACTTTACCCATtccatttcgaccaaaaaaaaaaacttacccATTCCATGGAATTAATCAGTATATTAAACACTATATTCCAAGTCTTCTCTTATGGGCTACGCTGATCCACGCTCAactgatgcaagtgaaagcccACCTTCTAacccagaaaaaggaaaacgaataGCCCACATACCCGAATTGCGGAGTGCGAGCCAAAAACCGGGCTCCATTATTTTGACCTCCCTCACGAGCCGCGCCATGCTCGTCCTCGTCGTCATAGCATACTCTGCGACCCTCGCCCGCCTCCTCCGCACGCCACTTCCAAGCCGCTGCCACAAACACCTGCGCGACCCTCGTGAACGGGCTCCTGAGGGGGCCCTGCCTCCTGTAAATCTTCAGGCCCATCAGGAAGATTGCCAACCCCATTGCCACCATTCCGGCCAGCAACCCAAAGCCCACGCTCCACCCAACATGGTCCTTGATGCAAACAAAATCTTTCATGAGTTGAGATGGTCAAGATTCACAACAAATACCCATGACTCCACTCTATGAACTCACGGAGAGAAGTCATGGACCGctgcaaatttaaaatttgattagagGGTAACTAAGAATTAAAGAAGACTTCTCTTTTGGATGAAGTATCGGTATCCAGCCCAAATTTGGGGATCATAAATGCTGTTATCTGTACCAATTCTAAGTTTTCTCGCGGATCTTGTATTTGTCTAGCAAATACTCTTACAGAAAATTATCAGGAACTATACTGGATACTAGATGTAAGCTAATCTTTCTatctttgaaattaattttatcTATGAAGTTGAGGAAATGCCGGAATGTGCAACAAGGCGCTCGCCAGCTACCTGCAAATAAGGAATGAGGAAGACAGCGGTCGTGGCGCCGGCAGTGATGCCTAGGTACCACCAGTTGAAGAATGAGCTCTTGGCCATCTTCTCCTCCGGCAAGTCCTCGTCGAATTGGTCGGCGGCAAAGGTTTGCACGCATGGCTTGTGCCCGCCTTCTCCGACCGCTATCACGTACAACCCCGTGAAGAAGGTGGACTTGTGGTAGCCGCTCGGTATCACAGACACCGACAATGTCAGCAAGATCATGCCCTGTACGATTCAAAACAAGTAAAGAAAGCACACCCAAgagagaagaaattaaaaggaaatCGATGTCCAGACCAACACGTACCATGAGATAAACAACGGAGGATATGACGATGGTCCTGAGCCGACCCAGGCAAGAGTCGGCGACGAATGCTCCAACCAGCGGGAAGATGGCTGACACGCCGACCCACATGTTCACGTTCTGAGCGGCAACAGCCATGGACTCGCCGAGATGGTTGGTGAGGTACATGATCAGATTACCGGCCAGCCCGTAGTAGGCAAATCTCTCGGCCACTTCGACAACTGCGATCGAAAAAGCCAAAAGGGTCAACAAAAGAGAGGAGAATTCTTCGAAAAGATGGCAAATGAAATGGCTTACAGATGATGAAAATGGCAGCATTCCATCCTCCTTTTCTGGTGCTCGAAGAGACCTTCCAGGCTTCACGGCCATTCCCGACGACAGCAACTGGAGCTGCACTGCCATCCATTGCtgcagaaagaagagaagaatggTTTACTTAGCGCAGGGAAGGAGTTTGATCCCCTCGGGTCCCTTTTATAGTGGTCTCTGTCTGCGAAGTGCAAAGTCAAACACGTGATCAAGTTAGAGTCAACTCCGGGATAAGAGAGAACATCTCCCCATCAAATAGAAAGGGAAGCGTCCTGGTCCAAAcattatcaaatgaaatgaaatggcaGCTCAAAATGCCATTACGGCACATGCTTGTTGTGCTCACTCTTTGACTATTTGTTTCTTTGTTAGTTCAATTTAGAATTAGCGGCCCATCTCACTTTGAGGGAACATGATTTGTTTCTTTCTATGGAGGCTATGAACAGAGGGATAATTATCCAATCAGTTCTGAATTTATTGAACCAATGCCAATCCAtccctaatttttctaattatgttaatttggtcctaaacctttgtgtGGACCGGCCACTTTTGGTATGTCATGTAGAATGGTCGGCAATGATTGAACCACCAACCCAGCGAACCCCGAGTGAAAAATTAGCTGAAAGGGCTATGCAAAAAATCTATcgtaaaagtttaggattaaattttgTCATAATTGAAAAATTCGGGATTGCATTGGCATCCGTACAACGGATCTATGACTTATTGAGTAATTTCTTCACCACGAACAGATGAAtctcaattattttcttttcgggTTCATCTAACATTTCGCATTTTCTGGTTTTGAAAAATGGTGGGTTTGAAATTAAGATTCCGATGTTCCAATATGGTCCATCAACCCAAGTATCATAGGGTTCCCCTAGAGAAGAAGCATACATGTAGGCTTGCTTTTGTGCTTGATATGTCTGCCATACAAATCTGAGGAACTATAGAGAATATTTTGACTTTGTCACATCTCAAATTTCATAGTAGACTTGTTTCTCTGGTCGGAatcttaggaaaaaaaaattattgtttcttCAAATGGGTATAAACTGCCTAAACCAAGTATATACACTAGGAGTGGTACAAGTTTCACCGAAACTGGAACCTATCGGTTCCTCGTTTTTGGAACCTATAATCTACCCGTCAtatcttggaacttggaacctaccctatcacgggttctagggtcggttccagggtacccgagaacctatcaatttctgttattttcttttattttttcatttttagttaaacaaaatgacaatgaacgctacaacatcgaagagaaagtagaggtgagtgattttagactcTGTATATGTGACATTTAGAACCTGAAACCAATCCAttagaacacgtttatcattttttggaacctgaaacctaaaaatttgtttggctccaaattatacactcatcatcggatgccatagaatattatacgatcgtgcaaaaacatatacaaagaaaaatataaaaatttatttcagaatctaggGTCCAGGTTCCAAATTCCAGGTTCTagatagtggaacctggaacctccCGTTGAAGGTTTATTTTGGAACGGACCCGCAtccttggaacttgaaaccgaaaggtttttcatttgttttccagTTTCAATTCACCTGGAACCATTCACCCTAATATACACCAGTTATGGAGAGATTCTGACTTTACTATTTGTCGGTAAATTTTTGGTAGGTAGTATTGCTTGTTTAGGCAACGAAACCCATGATCGATGAAAGTTACATGCATTCAACTCCACGAAATGACTTGATTGATCCCCACTTCTCTTCAAAAAGTTTTGAAGTTGAGTAAGTCTAGTCCATAGTGGGGTACCGTCAACCTACcctaaaatgactttttatAGCCAAAGTAAGCCTAAGCCTAACATGTAATGATCGCGAGATAGTCGGCTTAGCAGTAAATGGGTCACTTGTTTTTCACAACGTCACAAATTCCATTCGCATCGCGAGCGAACCTCTGGACGGTTCGTGTCGTTGTTGCATATTTGCGTCATATTTCATTTCCCCGACTATTGCAATTTTGCAGGGTTATGGTGACGTGCTTGTCATTGTCAACATCGGGGGGTTTCCAAGTCACGGTTGATGCAGAGTAGCTATCCAAGTTGAACATTCCGTGTGTATGGAAACCCTACAACAATGTCCGAAGGAGGTCGGCAGCGTCGGCCATCCCTCTCCACCTTTTTTCAC is a window from the Rhodamnia argentea isolate NSW1041297 chromosome 8, ASM2092103v1, whole genome shotgun sequence genome containing:
- the LOC115756546 gene encoding protein NRT1/ PTR FAMILY 5.4 translates to MDGSAAPVAVVGNGREAWKVSSSTRKGGWNAAIFIIFVEVAERFAYYGLAGNLIMYLTNHLGESMAVAAQNVNMWVGVSAIFPLVGAFVADSCLGRLRTIVISSVVYLMGMILLTLSVSVIPSGYHKSTFFTGLYVIAVGEGGHKPCVQTFAADQFDEDLPEEKMAKSSFFNWWYLGITAGATTAVFLIPYLQDHVGWSVGFGLLAGMVAMGLAIFLMGLKIYRRQGPLRSPFTRVAQVFVAAAWKWRAEEAGEGRRVCYDDEDEHGAAREGGQNNGARFLARTPQFGALDKATVIDTVDATSKTRNPWRLCTVTQVEEAKLILRLTPIWFFCLMFAVVQAQMHTFFTKQAASMSWSHFRLSPASLQGLVGLTILVSVPLYDGVFVPIARRITKHPSGISMLQRIGFGLFLSVLNMAISAIVEGRRVQVAIKHGLANSPKMTVPMSVWWLVPQYMLCGLSDVFAIVGLQELFYDQMPEEMRSVGAGLFISLVGIGSFTSSAIISVVRATSSRGGDGWLGDNINTAHLDRYYWVLAGLSGLNLCAYVVAASRFVYKRVNDHLGFNGEV